One genomic region from Anabaena sp. PCC 7108 encodes:
- a CDS encoding MlaE family lipid ABC transporter permease subunit: MTKSSLGTWSQRLLAAVFLGGQVIVHLLKGKIHRRNTLEQLAAVGPDSVFIALLTAVFVGAVFTIQVAREFINFGAGNLVGGVLAVALTRELTPVLTAVILAGRVGSAFAAEIGTMRVTEQIDALLMLKTDPIDYLVIPRILACLLMLPILTLLSLITGMTGGLIIATNVYNLSDAVFLDSARNFLDIWDICSAMIKAGCFGILIATIGCSWGLTTTGGAKGVGQSTTTAVVTALLIIFVSNFFLSWLMFQGTGGGFTPGL; the protein is encoded by the coding sequence ATGACTAAATCCAGTTTAGGAACATGGAGTCAGCGATTGCTGGCAGCGGTTTTTTTGGGTGGACAAGTAATAGTTCACCTCCTCAAAGGCAAAATCCATCGGCGTAACACCTTAGAGCAACTAGCAGCAGTTGGTCCAGATTCCGTATTTATTGCCTTATTAACAGCCGTTTTTGTCGGTGCAGTCTTTACAATTCAGGTAGCGCGGGAATTTATCAACTTTGGTGCAGGAAACCTCGTCGGCGGTGTTTTGGCGGTAGCCTTAACCAGAGAACTTACACCAGTACTGACAGCAGTAATTTTAGCGGGACGGGTTGGTTCTGCCTTTGCAGCCGAAATTGGTACAATGCGAGTCACAGAGCAAATAGATGCCCTGTTGATGTTAAAAACTGACCCAATTGATTATCTAGTAATCCCCCGTATTCTTGCTTGTTTATTAATGCTGCCCATTTTAACCCTTCTGTCCTTAATTACCGGCATGACTGGGGGATTGATAATTGCCACCAACGTTTACAATCTTTCAGATGCAGTCTTTTTAGACTCAGCTCGTAACTTTCTCGACATCTGGGATATCTGTAGCGCCATGATTAAAGCAGGCTGTTTTGGTATTTTAATCGCCACCATTGGTTGCAGTTGGGGTTTAACGACAACAGGAGGCGCGAAAGGTGTGGGACAATCAACCACAACAGCCGTGGTTACAGCCTTGCTGATTATCTTCGTTAGCAACTTCTTTCTTTCTTGGTTAATGTTTCAAGGAACAGGTGGTGGATTTACGCCAGGGTTATAA
- a CDS encoding DUF433 domain-containing protein, giving the protein MPDLFERITINPKQCGGRPCIRGMRIRVSDVLDLFVAGLSAEQILEEMPDLEMDDLKAALMYASRKLNHPVLVA; this is encoded by the coding sequence ATGCCAGATTTATTTGAAAGAATTACAATCAACCCGAAGCAATGTGGTGGTCGTCCCTGTATCCGGGGTATGCGAATTCGTGTATCAGACGTGCTGGATTTGTTTGTAGCTGGACTAAGTGCTGAACAGATTCTCGAAGAAATGCCCGATTTGGAAATGGATGATCTCAAAGCAGCACTTATGTATGCTTCACGTAAACTCAATCATCCGGTTCTGGTAGCATGA
- a CDS encoding M20 family metallopeptidase: MLSTFPHSSSVNLSQVRLKIRSLQPQLVEWRRSIHQKPELGFQEKITAEFISQKLQAWGIEHQTEIAETGIVAIIKGEKSGNGKVLAIRADMDALPVQELNEVPYCSQHDGVMHACGHDGHTAIALGTAYYLHQHRQDFPGTVKIIFQPAEEGPGGAKPMIEAGVLKNPDVDAIIGLHLWNNLPLGTVGVRAGALMAAVELFRCTIFGKGGHGAIPHQTVDSIVVAAQIVNALQIIVSRNVNPIDSAVVTVGEFHAGTAVNVIADTARIGGTVRYFHPNLAGFFKQRIEQIISGICQSHGASYEFNYINLYPPVINHPEIAELVRSVAAEVIETPFGIVPECQTMGGEDMSFFLQEVPGCYFFLGSANAEKKLNYPHHHPRFDFDETALVMGVEMFVRCVERFVF, encoded by the coding sequence ATGCTTTCTACTTTTCCTCATTCCTCTTCCGTAAATCTCTCTCAGGTACGGTTGAAAATTCGCTCTTTACAACCGCAGTTAGTAGAATGGAGACGTAGCATTCACCAAAAGCCAGAATTAGGTTTTCAAGAAAAAATCACCGCTGAATTTATTTCCCAAAAGCTGCAAGCATGGGGAATTGAACATCAAACAGAGATCGCTGAAACTGGCATAGTTGCTATTATCAAAGGTGAAAAATCTGGGAATGGGAAAGTTTTAGCAATTCGTGCTGATATGGATGCTTTACCAGTTCAAGAATTGAATGAGGTTCCCTATTGTTCCCAGCATGATGGTGTGATGCACGCTTGTGGACATGATGGGCATACTGCGATCGCTCTAGGAACAGCATACTACCTCCACCAACATCGTCAAGACTTCCCAGGAACCGTAAAAATCATCTTCCAACCCGCAGAAGAAGGACCAGGTGGTGCAAAACCCATGATAGAAGCAGGGGTACTCAAAAATCCTGATGTTGATGCCATTATTGGTTTACATCTATGGAATAATTTGCCCTTGGGAACAGTGGGAGTCCGTGCCGGTGCTTTAATGGCAGCTGTAGAATTATTTCGCTGTACTATTTTCGGGAAAGGTGGACATGGTGCAATACCACATCAAACCGTTGATTCTATTGTAGTAGCTGCCCAAATTGTTAATGCACTACAAATAATTGTATCTCGTAACGTTAACCCCATTGACTCAGCAGTAGTAACTGTTGGTGAATTCCACGCCGGCACAGCAGTAAATGTGATTGCTGACACTGCTAGAATCGGTGGTACTGTTAGATATTTTCATCCTAATTTAGCCGGCTTTTTTAAACAAAGAATTGAGCAAATTATTTCGGGAATTTGCCAAAGTCATGGTGCCAGTTATGAGTTTAATTATATCAATCTTTATCCACCTGTAATTAATCATCCAGAAATAGCAGAATTAGTTCGTTCTGTAGCCGCAGAAGTTATAGAAACTCCCTTTGGTATTGTTCCCGAATGCCAAACAATGGGTGGTGAAGATATGTCATTTTTCCTGCAAGAAGTTCCTGGTTGTTATTTCTTTTTAGGTTCTGCAAATGCCGAGAAAAAATTAAATTATCCTCATCATCATCCCCGGTTTGATTTTGATGAAACAGCTTTAGTTATGGGTGTGGAGATGTTTGTAAGATGTGTGGAAAGGTTTGTTTTTTAG
- a CDS encoding histidine triad nucleotide-binding protein has product MTETIFSKIIRKEIPANIVYEDDLALAFTDVNPQAPVHILIIPKKPIVSLATAEPEDQALLGHLLLTVQKVAAQAGLENGYRVVMNTGVDGGQTVHHLHIHILGRRLMSWPPG; this is encoded by the coding sequence ATGACAGAAACAATTTTCAGCAAAATCATTCGTAAAGAAATTCCCGCGAATATTGTTTATGAAGACGATTTAGCCTTGGCCTTTACAGATGTTAACCCCCAGGCCCCAGTTCACATCCTTATCATTCCCAAAAAACCCATAGTTAGCCTCGCAACCGCCGAACCAGAAGATCAGGCTTTATTAGGACATCTACTATTAACAGTCCAGAAAGTCGCAGCACAAGCTGGATTAGAAAACGGTTATCGCGTAGTTATGAATACTGGTGTTGATGGCGGTCAAACAGTGCATCACTTACATATACACATCCTAGGCCGCCGACTTATGTCCTGGCCTCCTGGTTAA
- a CDS encoding serine/threonine-protein kinase has product MQTPITVGTILQNRYRIIHILGQGGFGRTYLAEDQRRFNELCAIKELMLTATGVHGGKKAQELFEREAATLYQIEHPQIPKFREKFEQDQRFFLVQDYVAGKTYQMLLAERQAVGQTFTEAEVLSLLNSLLPVLAHLHGLGIVHRDISPDNLILRDSDTKPVLIDFGVVKELATRLHSPNKTSETTVGKLGYSPSEQMQSGRAYPNSDLYALAVTAIVLLTGKEPADLFDETQLTWNWQQWVQVKPQFAEVLQRMLSYIPGDRYQSAAQVQSALSSLNQPHIPQPNISRMQTVAVGRRPDPIPRPSNKPAPVISPNQTSSILDSPLAIGAIGSAVVILAGFGSWAVVNSIRNPSKTPPEAIQTPQDFPSPVITGGTIFAPTPTPIPTNTQPAVFNNSLNLDSSNPAREQGSLQENQIIKYSFAGEAGQILSLSVDPRSSILLSVLAPNGQPIDNSDQQVLQNAGKYTIQLSLAEGITFSDYTLIVALENPIKLTPTETPTPTPTETPTPAPTETPTPAPTETPTPAPTETPTPTPTETPTPTPTAATGENNQLPETTPTP; this is encoded by the coding sequence ATGCAAACACCCATTACAGTTGGTACTATCCTGCAAAATCGTTATCGGATTATTCACATCCTTGGACAAGGGGGATTTGGTAGAACCTATCTTGCAGAAGACCAGAGACGTTTTAACGAACTATGCGCGATTAAGGAATTGATGCTGACGGCTACGGGAGTTCATGGTGGAAAGAAAGCACAGGAACTGTTTGAACGAGAAGCAGCAACCCTGTATCAAATTGAGCATCCTCAAATACCGAAGTTTAGGGAAAAATTTGAACAAGACCAACGCTTTTTTTTGGTACAGGATTACGTTGCTGGTAAGACATACCAGATGCTTTTAGCTGAACGTCAAGCTGTCGGTCAAACTTTCACCGAGGCTGAAGTCTTATCTTTACTAAACTCTTTGCTACCAGTATTAGCGCATCTTCACGGCTTAGGAATTGTTCACCGAGATATTTCTCCTGATAATTTGATTTTACGGGATAGTGATACCAAGCCTGTATTGATTGATTTTGGGGTAGTGAAAGAACTAGCAACACGACTACACTCGCCAAATAAGACTTCTGAGACTACTGTGGGTAAATTAGGCTATTCTCCGAGTGAGCAAATGCAATCAGGACGAGCTTATCCCAATAGTGACCTATATGCACTGGCAGTCACGGCAATAGTTTTGCTGACTGGGAAAGAACCGGCAGATTTATTTGACGAAACGCAACTAACTTGGAATTGGCAACAGTGGGTACAAGTGAAACCGCAATTTGCTGAGGTTTTGCAGCGAATGTTGAGTTATATTCCTGGCGATCGCTATCAAAGTGCTGCCCAAGTACAATCAGCATTGTCGTCTCTAAATCAACCCCATATCCCTCAGCCCAATATATCGCGTATGCAGACTGTCGCTGTTGGTCGTCGTCCTGACCCGATACCACGACCATCTAACAAACCTGCACCTGTAATTTCACCAAACCAAACTAGTTCTATCCTAGATAGTCCATTGGCAATTGGGGCTATCGGTAGTGCTGTAGTTATTTTAGCGGGATTCGGTTCTTGGGCAGTGGTAAACTCTATCCGCAATCCGTCTAAGACTCCACCAGAAGCAATCCAAACGCCACAGGATTTCCCTTCCCCGGTGATTACTGGTGGTACAATTTTTGCACCTACACCTACACCTATACCTACCAATACTCAACCTGCTGTATTTAATAACTCTCTCAATTTAGACTCATCGAACCCAGCAAGAGAACAGGGTTCTCTCCAAGAAAATCAAATTATTAAGTATAGTTTTGCGGGTGAAGCTGGGCAAATATTAAGTCTATCAGTTGACCCAAGAAGTAGTATTTTACTCTCTGTATTAGCACCCAATGGTCAACCCATTGACAATTCAGATCAACAAGTATTACAGAATGCTGGTAAATATACTATTCAATTAAGTTTGGCTGAGGGAATTACTTTTAGTGACTATACTCTGATTGTTGCTTTAGAAAATCCAATTAAACTTACACCAACGGAAACGCCCACACCGACACCAACGGAAACGCCCACACCTGCACCAACGGAAACGCCTACACCTGCACCAACGGAAACGCCTACACCTGCACCAACGGAAACGCCTACACCGACACCAACGGAAACGCCTACACCGACACCAACTGCCGCTACAGGAGAAAATAATCAACTACCTGAAACAACACCAACCCCATGA
- the aroH gene encoding chorismate mutase — MEWQIRAIRGATTVAENRVEAIREAVTELLDELEERNQLEPTAILSVTFSVTRDLDVIFPAAIARSRPLWDSVAMLDVQQMHVEGSLQRCIRFLIHAYLPTSAPIHHIYLRQAAKLRPDWGLPQTLQTSQPVIKTKV, encoded by the coding sequence GTGGAATGGCAAATACGAGCGATTCGTGGCGCAACAACTGTTGCAGAAAATAGAGTGGAAGCAATCCGAGAAGCGGTGACAGAATTACTTGATGAACTCGAAGAACGGAATCAACTTGAACCAACAGCAATTTTGAGTGTTACTTTTTCTGTCACACGGGACTTAGATGTTATTTTCCCAGCTGCGATCGCTCGCAGTCGTCCTTTATGGGATAGTGTGGCTATGTTGGATGTCCAGCAAATGCACGTTGAAGGCAGTTTACAGCGCTGCATTCGGTTTTTAATCCACGCCTATTTACCAACTTCCGCCCCCATTCACCACATTTATTTACGTCAAGCGGCTAAATTGCGCCCAGATTGGGGTTTACCGCAAACGTTACAAACTTCACAGCCAGTAATTAAAACAAAAGTTTAA
- the bioD gene encoding dethiobiotin synthase, translating to MLNTLLITGTDTEAGKTVVTTALAAYFQKYYPHRSLGIMKPIQSGVGDRELYQSLFTLEQSPEEITPLYFQAPLAPPIAAAKENRFVDLAIVWKALLDLQKGRDLVLIEALGGLGSPITDELTVADLAGEWRLPTLLVVPVRLGAIAQAVANVALAREKKINLQGIVLNCTQSRTEAEIADLTPPDLIRSFTHIPVLGCLPYLENPTDLDKLAQIASNLDWETLRL from the coding sequence TTGTTAAATACACTACTAATCACAGGAACTGATACTGAGGCAGGTAAAACTGTTGTGACAACAGCCCTAGCTGCTTATTTCCAGAAATATTACCCCCACCGTAGCTTAGGGATTATGAAACCAATTCAATCGGGTGTGGGAGACAGAGAACTATACCAAAGTCTTTTTACACTAGAACAGTCTCCAGAAGAAATTACTCCTTTGTATTTTCAAGCACCTTTAGCACCACCAATCGCTGCGGCTAAGGAAAATCGGTTTGTAGATTTAGCAATAGTTTGGAAGGCTTTACTAGATTTACAAAAGGGACGGGATTTGGTGTTGATTGAAGCTTTAGGTGGTTTAGGTTCACCGATTACTGATGAATTGACAGTAGCTGATTTAGCGGGTGAATGGCGATTACCGACGCTGTTGGTTGTACCTGTAAGATTGGGAGCGATCGCACAAGCCGTGGCTAATGTAGCATTAGCTAGAGAGAAAAAGATTAATTTACAAGGTATTGTCCTTAATTGTACACAATCTAGAACTGAAGCAGAAATTGCTGACTTAACACCACCAGATTTAATTCGCTCATTTACACATATACCTGTTTTGGGTTGTTTACCCTATTTAGAAAATCCCACTGATTTAGATAAACTCGCTCAAATTGCATCTAATTTAGATTGGGAAACTTTGCGGTTGTAG
- a CDS encoding type II toxin-antitoxin system HicB family antitoxin: protein MNKLKYQMIIQWSEEDNCFLVGFPDFPGPKWRTHGDTYELAVTNGIEALDSLIIAYEAAGDALPEPTVCQAA from the coding sequence ATGAATAAACTCAAGTACCAAATGATAATTCAGTGGTCTGAGGAAGATAATTGCTTCTTAGTAGGATTCCCTGACTTTCCAGGACCAAAATGGCGCACTCATGGGGATACTTACGAGTTAGCAGTAACGAATGGAATAGAAGCCTTAGACTCTCTAATTATTGCTTACGAAGCTGCGGGTGATGCACTTCCAGAACCAACAGTTTGTCAAGCAGCATAG
- a CDS encoding DUF3119 family protein, whose product MISSSVPNTTATVELKPSYNIPVVLVLAAIPLLLVQPWVGGVFTIFGLFLMFQAVTLRLQFTATDFDIYRGEKLIRRFPYQEWQNWRIFWNGFPILFYFKEVNSIHFLPILFDPKALKSCLEQRCPRI is encoded by the coding sequence GTGATTAGTTCATCTGTGCCGAATACCACCGCTACTGTGGAACTCAAGCCAAGTTACAATATCCCTGTCGTCTTGGTGCTGGCTGCTATTCCACTACTGCTAGTACAACCTTGGGTAGGAGGAGTGTTCACAATTTTTGGCTTGTTTCTCATGTTTCAAGCTGTCACACTGCGGTTGCAATTTACCGCCACAGACTTTGATATTTACCGGGGAGAAAAGTTAATTAGGCGTTTTCCTTACCAAGAATGGCAAAATTGGCGAATCTTCTGGAATGGATTTCCCATTCTGTTTTATTTTAAAGAAGTCAACAGCATTCACTTTTTACCGATTTTATTTGACCCCAAAGCCTTAAAATCTTGTTTGGAACAGCGTTGTCCACGTATTTAG
- the crtR gene encoding beta-carotene hydroxylase: MLTSEAQKPLTIPPKELLAPPGDFNPTLLMFFVVVTMLVLSNFGYWVWEWPHWLCFSINTLALHCSGTIIHDACHQSAHRNRVINAMLGHCSALILAFAFPVFTRVHLQHHGNVNHPKDDPDHYVSTGGPLWLIAVRFLYHEVFFFQRQLWRKYELLEWFISRLIVITIVYISVQYHFLGYILNFWFIPAFLVGIALGLFFDYLPHRPFVERSRWKNARVYPGKVLNILILGQNYHLVHHLWPSIPWYNYQPAYYLMKPLLDEKGSPQTSGLLQKKDFFEFLYDVFLGIRFNQHH; encoded by the coding sequence ATGCTTACGTCGGAGGCACAAAAGCCACTGACAATCCCACCCAAAGAACTTTTAGCACCTCCTGGTGATTTTAATCCCACACTACTCATGTTTTTTGTAGTAGTGACAATGTTGGTGTTATCTAACTTTGGTTATTGGGTTTGGGAATGGCCACATTGGCTATGCTTTAGCATTAATACTCTGGCCTTGCATTGTTCTGGGACAATAATTCATGATGCTTGTCACCAGTCAGCCCATCGCAACCGTGTGATTAATGCCATGTTAGGGCATTGTAGTGCCTTAATTTTAGCTTTTGCTTTTCCAGTTTTTACACGGGTACATTTGCAGCATCATGGTAATGTGAATCACCCTAAAGATGACCCAGATCATTATGTCTCTACAGGTGGTCCCTTGTGGTTGATTGCAGTCAGATTTTTATACCATGAGGTATTTTTCTTTCAACGGCAATTGTGGCGGAAATATGAGTTACTGGAATGGTTTATTAGCCGTTTAATTGTCATTACTATTGTTTATATTTCTGTCCAATATCATTTTTTGGGCTATATTCTCAATTTTTGGTTTATTCCGGCGTTCTTGGTAGGAATTGCCTTGGGGTTATTTTTTGATTATTTACCCCATCGTCCTTTTGTGGAGCGCAGTCGCTGGAAAAATGCCCGCGTCTATCCTGGTAAAGTTCTCAATATCCTGATTTTGGGGCAGAATTACCATTTAGTTCATCATTTGTGGCCTTCGATTCCTTGGTATAATTACCAGCCGGCTTATTATTTGATGAAGCCGTTATTGGATGAAAAGGGTAGTCCGCAAACTTCAGGTTTATTACAGAAGAAGGACTTTTTTGAGTTCTTGTATGATGTTTTTCTGGGGATTCGGTTTAATCAGCATCACTAA
- the sppA gene encoding signal peptide peptidase SppA, whose product MVWPFSPRFRKQIARIEITGAIASATRKRVLEALKTVEEKKFPALLLRIDSPGGTVGDSQEIYSALRRLQKKTKIVASFGNISASGGVYIGMGAEHIMANPGTITGSIGVILRGNNLERLLEKVGVSFKVIKSGPYKDILSFDRELTAAEESILQQLIDVSYQQFVQTVAEGRSLDVETVKTFADGRIFTGEQALNLGVVDRLGTEEDARRWTAELVGLDPEKTPCYTLEERKPLLSRVLPGSRLANSRIGAGIDWLEFEISTSGLPLWLYRP is encoded by the coding sequence ATGGTTTGGCCTTTTTCGCCCAGATTTCGGAAACAAATTGCTCGGATTGAGATTACTGGTGCGATCGCCAGTGCTACCCGTAAACGGGTATTAGAAGCCCTGAAAACTGTAGAAGAGAAGAAATTTCCGGCTTTACTGCTACGCATTGATAGTCCTGGCGGTACAGTGGGAGACTCCCAAGAAATTTACAGCGCTTTGAGACGGTTGCAGAAAAAAACCAAAATTGTCGCTAGTTTTGGCAATATATCGGCTTCGGGCGGCGTTTATATCGGAATGGGAGCCGAACACATTATGGCTAACCCAGGCACGATTACAGGTAGTATTGGTGTGATTTTGCGTGGGAATAACCTGGAACGCTTGCTAGAAAAAGTGGGTGTTTCTTTTAAGGTGATTAAGTCTGGCCCTTACAAAGATATTTTGTCCTTTGACCGAGAATTGACAGCAGCAGAAGAGAGCATCCTGCAACAGTTGATTGATGTCAGTTATCAGCAATTTGTGCAAACAGTAGCTGAGGGCAGGTCTTTGGATGTAGAAACCGTGAAAACTTTCGCTGACGGCCGGATTTTTACGGGAGAGCAAGCCTTAAATTTGGGCGTTGTAGACCGTTTGGGAACAGAAGAAGATGCACGTCGCTGGACGGCCGAATTAGTAGGACTTGATCCAGAGAAAACTCCTTGCTATACGCTAGAAGAACGTAAACCATTATTGAGTCGAGTTCTACCAGGGAGCCGTCTGGCGAACTCCAGAATTGGGGCTGGAATTGATTGGCTCGAATTTGAAATATCTACTAGTGGTTTACCCTTGTGGTTGTATCGACCGTAA
- a CDS encoding DUF3086 domain-containing protein has translation MNPEESQTPESIDDWWEETPEKISTGETPENLAADLLPATETLIPSGEPQADDVSLESPVVNIAAASLTVEPTEEFKGEVETAVLESESELNSLYVQAAHRVAELQATETALKAEIFQLQATYKNLQGQVSETQTALSKMVQESLLLLEQRKQALQISVEQLERRQERIRNEMRTTFAGTSQDLAIRVQGFKDYLTGSLQDLAAAAEQLQLAPAVKEREKPAVKEAKPAEQQPPTLQLAQQQFQETTKQIRRLIDQYRNQPDYYGAAWQLRRTFEPIHAERVSNWFFTLGGRGALRTMGSRLQNILIASAAISILHKLHGDRVRTLILANTPERLGEWRRGLQDCLGIGRPDFGPDRGVVLFEAPTALAQKADRLVKANQLPLIIIDDSEEQISLGLLQFPLWLAFAPDPKTMKDRDYDDEF, from the coding sequence ATGAACCCAGAGGAATCTCAAACTCCAGAATCGATTGATGATTGGTGGGAAGAAACACCAGAAAAAATTTCTACAGGTGAAACACCGGAAAACCTAGCTGCTGATTTATTGCCGGCAACAGAAACTTTAATTCCATCAGGTGAACCACAAGCAGATGATGTATCTTTGGAGTCACCAGTAGTCAACATAGCAGCGGCATCTCTGACAGTAGAACCAACAGAAGAGTTCAAAGGTGAAGTAGAAACTGCGGTGCTGGAGTCAGAATCAGAACTTAATTCACTATATGTACAAGCTGCACACCGAGTCGCCGAGTTACAAGCAACTGAGACAGCGCTGAAAGCAGAAATTTTTCAACTCCAAGCTACTTACAAAAATCTTCAAGGACAAGTTAGTGAAACTCAAACTGCACTCTCAAAAATGGTGCAAGAGTCTCTATTGCTGTTAGAACAACGTAAACAAGCATTGCAGATTTCTGTCGAACAACTAGAAAGACGACAAGAACGCATTCGTAATGAAATGCGAACTACCTTTGCGGGAACATCTCAAGATTTAGCAATTCGGGTACAGGGTTTTAAAGACTATCTCACAGGTAGCTTACAAGATTTAGCAGCCGCAGCCGAGCAACTGCAATTAGCCCCGGCTGTGAAGGAACGGGAAAAACCAGCAGTCAAAGAAGCAAAACCGGCTGAACAACAGCCCCCCACACTGCAACTAGCTCAACAACAGTTTCAAGAGACAACTAAACAAATACGCCGTTTAATTGACCAATACCGCAATCAACCCGATTATTATGGCGCTGCGTGGCAGTTAAGGCGGACTTTTGAACCAATTCACGCAGAACGAGTTTCTAATTGGTTTTTCACTTTGGGGGGACGGGGTGCTTTACGGACAATGGGTAGCCGCTTGCAGAATATCTTGATTGCGTCGGCGGCAATTTCCATATTACACAAACTACATGGCGATCGCGTGCGTACTCTAATTTTAGCCAATACACCAGAACGTTTAGGTGAATGGCGACGCGGTTTACAAGATTGTTTGGGAATTGGTCGTCCCGATTTTGGCCCTGATAGAGGTGTGGTTTTGTTTGAAGCACCGACGGCTTTAGCCCAGAAAGCAGATAGATTAGTTAAAGCCAATCAATTGCCTTTAATTATTATTGATGATTCTGAGGAGCAAATTAGCCTAGGTTTGCTACAATTCCCTCTCTGGTTGGCTTTTGCACCCGATCCAAAAACCATGAAAGATAGAGATTATGATGATGAGTTTTAA
- the psbA gene encoding photosystem II q(b) protein yields MTTTLQQRSTANVWDRFCEWITSTENRIYIGWFGVLMIPTLLAATTCFIIAFIAAPPVDIDGIREPVAGSLMYGNNIISGAVVPSSNAIGLHFYPIWEAASLDEWLYNGGPYQLVVFHFLIGVACYLGREWELSYRLGMRPWICVAFSAPVAAATAVFLIYPIGQGSFSDGMPLGISGTFNFMIVFQAEHNILMHPFHMLGVAGVFGGSLFSAMHGSLVTSSLVRETTETESQNYGYKFGQEEETYNIVAAHGYFGRLIFQYASFNNSRSLHFFLAAWPVVGIWFTALGVSTMAFNLNGFNFNQSIIDSQGRVIGTWADVINRANLGMEVMHERNAHNFPLDLAAGDVAPVALTAPAING; encoded by the coding sequence ATGACCACAACCTTACAACAGCGTTCAACCGCTAACGTCTGGGATAGATTCTGCGAATGGATCACCAGCACCGAAAACCGCATCTACATCGGTTGGTTTGGAGTCTTGATGATCCCCACCCTGTTAGCTGCTACCACCTGCTTCATCATCGCCTTCATCGCTGCGCCTCCCGTTGACATCGACGGTATCCGTGAGCCAGTTGCAGGTTCCTTAATGTACGGAAACAACATCATCTCTGGTGCAGTTGTTCCTTCCTCTAACGCAATCGGTTTACACTTCTACCCAATCTGGGAAGCAGCTTCCTTAGATGAGTGGTTGTATAACGGTGGTCCTTACCAATTGGTAGTATTCCACTTCTTAATCGGCGTAGCTTGCTACCTCGGTCGTGAATGGGAACTTTCTTACCGCTTAGGTATGCGTCCTTGGATCTGTGTTGCATTCTCCGCTCCTGTAGCAGCAGCAACCGCAGTATTCTTGATCTACCCAATCGGTCAAGGTTCATTCTCCGATGGTATGCCTTTGGGTATCTCTGGAACCTTCAACTTCATGATCGTGTTCCAAGCTGAACACAACATCTTAATGCACCCCTTCCATATGTTGGGAGTAGCTGGTGTATTCGGTGGTTCCTTGTTCTCTGCAATGCACGGTTCTTTGGTTACATCTTCCTTGGTTCGTGAAACAACCGAAACCGAATCACAAAACTACGGTTACAAGTTCGGTCAAGAAGAAGAAACCTACAACATCGTTGCAGCACACGGTTACTTCGGTCGCTTGATTTTCCAATACGCTTCCTTCAACAACAGCCGTTCACTTCACTTCTTCTTGGCTGCATGGCCAGTAGTGGGAATCTGGTTCACCGCTTTAGGTGTCAGCACAATGGCTTTCAACTTGAACGGATTCAACTTCAACCAATCAATCATTGATTCTCAAGGTCGTGTGATTGGTACATGGGCTGACGTAATCAACCGCGCTAACTTGGGTATGGAAGTAATGCACGAGCGTAACGCTCACAACTTCCCCCTAGACTTGGCTGCTGGTGATGTTGCTCCTGTTGCTCTAACCGCACCTGCAATCAACGGTTAA
- a CDS encoding DUF5615 family PIN-like protein → MIIWVDAHLSPAIAVWITSTFSITALALRDVGLRDAEDPEIFEAAKARGVILMTKDSDFVDLVQRLGSPPQIIWLTCGNTSNFHLQKILNKTLPQALELLKAGETLVEISGN, encoded by the coding sequence ATGATAATCTGGGTAGATGCACACTTATCACCTGCTATTGCTGTCTGGATTACCAGTACATTCAGCATCACAGCATTAGCCTTACGAGATGTTGGATTGAGGGATGCTGAAGATCCTGAGATTTTTGAAGCAGCAAAAGCTAGAGGAGTTATCTTAATGACTAAAGATAGTGACTTTGTTGACTTAGTTCAGCGTCTTGGTTCACCACCACAAATTATTTGGTTAACTTGTGGTAATACATCAAATTTTCATTTGCAAAAAATCCTAAATAAAACACTACCGCAGGCACTAGAGCTTTTAAAAGCAGGTGAGACTTTAGTAGAAATCAGCGGTAATTAA